In Streptomyces sp. NBC_00483, a single window of DNA contains:
- a CDS encoding terpene synthase family protein produces the protein MPAFSHTSVPAAVALPVIESRFPRRLHPYWPKLQGRTRSWLLEMELMPPDKVAKYADGLCYSDLVAGYYLGAPDELLATISDYSAWFFAWDDRHDRDVIHGRAEGWGRLVAQLHAATEAPELHLDHGDPLVAGFADCLQRFYGSLSHTWNVRFARHFHPVIDAYDEEFRNRTTGTVPGVDAYIELRRQTFAHWIWIDLLEATAQYELPAWVRKTPAFMRAALSVQDFSAWYNDLCSLPKELAGNEFHNLGISLIEHEGLSVPEAAAEVRRRVLVCVDDFLEAEIEVGNIADGVATLGEKGKDLSVAMRSCLENMRNWFSSVYWFHHESGRYQVDDWEDRSNPPYVSDEPVGADGVSGAGRIPRQAPHRIPDRTPDRIPEQAGECA, from the coding sequence TTGGCCGAAGCTCCAAGGAAGGACCCGGTCCTGGCTCCTGGAAATGGAGCTGATGCCGCCCGACAAGGTGGCGAAATATGCCGACGGCTTGTGCTATTCGGACCTCGTCGCCGGCTACTACCTCGGCGCCCCCGATGAACTGCTCGCGACGATCAGCGACTACAGCGCGTGGTTCTTCGCCTGGGACGACCGGCACGACCGCGACGTGATCCACGGTCGCGCGGAAGGCTGGGGCCGGCTCGTCGCCCAGTTACACGCGGCGACCGAGGCGCCCGAGCTCCATCTCGACCATGGGGATCCGCTGGTCGCGGGGTTCGCCGACTGCCTCCAGCGGTTCTACGGCTCGCTGAGCCACACCTGGAACGTGCGGTTCGCCCGCCATTTCCACCCGGTGATCGACGCGTACGACGAGGAGTTCAGGAACCGGACGACGGGCACCGTGCCCGGCGTCGACGCGTACATAGAGTTGCGCCGGCAGACCTTCGCGCACTGGATTTGGATAGACCTGCTCGAGGCGACGGCGCAGTACGAACTCCCGGCGTGGGTACGGAAAACGCCGGCGTTCATGCGCGCGGCACTTTCCGTCCAGGATTTCTCCGCCTGGTACAACGACCTGTGTTCGCTCCCCAAGGAACTCGCGGGAAACGAATTCCACAACCTCGGGATAAGCCTCATCGAGCACGAGGGGCTTTCCGTCCCCGAAGCCGCCGCGGAAGTGCGGCGCCGAGTCCTCGTATGCGTCGACGATTTCCTTGAGGCGGAAATCGAGGTCGGGAACATCGCGGACGGCGTCGCGACGCTCGGAGAAAAAGGAAAAGACCTCTCCGTGGCCATGAGGTCATGTCTGGAGAACATGCGGAACTGGTTCAGTTCCGTCTACTGGTTCCACCACGAATCGGGCCGCTATCAGGTCGACGACTGGGAGGACCGCAGCAACCCGCCGTACGTCAGCGACGAGCCGGTCGGTGCCGACGGCGTGTCCGGCGCGGGCCGCATCCCGAGGCAGGCTCCCCACCGGATCCCGGACCGGACCCCCGACCGGATCCCCGAACAGGCAGGTGAGTGCGCATGA